The Pseudomonas sp. LFM046 region TGCTGGAACGCTTCCCGGAACAGCCCAAGGTGGTCGAGATCAAGGTGCCCGATGTGGGCATGGAGGAGCAGCTCTGCGCCCTGCTGGAGGAGCACGACCAGCTCGATCGGGTTCTGGTGGGGAGCTTCTACGAGCGCAGCCTGAAACGCTTCCGCGAAGTCTGCCCGGGGGTCGCCACTTCGGCCGGGCCGACGTCGGTGCGGCTGCTGGTGGCGCTGAACTGGATCGGCCTGGGCCGCCTGGTCAGCCCGACGTACCAGGCCCTGCAGATCCCCGAACGCAGCGGCGGCCTGCAAGTGGCCAGCGAGGACCTCATGCAGACCGCGCTGCAGCGCGGGCTGGCGGTGCAGATGTGGACCATCAACGAGCAGCCGGCCATGCGCCATCTGCTGGACATGGGCGCCAAGGGCCTGATCACCGACTACCCGGATCGCGCCCTGCAGTTGCTCGGGCGCTCCACGCGCATCACTTCGCTGAACGATCGATAGCGAAACCGGCCCAGGTCTGGCTCACCGGCATCAGTTCCAGGCTGTTGATGTTGATGTGGGCCGGCTGGTTCATGATCCAGAAGATGGTTTCGGCGATGTCTTCCGGCTGGATCGGTTCGGCGCCCGCGTAAGTGGCGTCGTACTTCGCCTGGTCGCCACCGAAGCGCACCAGGGAGAACTCGCTCTCGCACAGGCCCGGTTCGATGTTGGAGACACGCACGCCGGTGCCCACCAGGTCGTTGCGCAGGCTCAGGGAGAACTGGCCGACGAAGGCCTTGGTGGCGCCGTACACGTGGCTGCCGGGATAGGGCCAGTTGCCCGCCACCGACCCCAGGTTGACGATGCTGGCGCCCCGGCCGTGGGCGATCAATCGTGGCAGCAGCAGGCGGGTGCTGTACATCAGGCCCTTGATGTTGGTGTCGACCATGGTGTCCCAATCATCCAGGTTGCACTTGGGCGCCGGGTCGGCCCCCAGGGCCAGGCCGGCGTTGTTGATCAGCCCGCGGATCTTGTCGAACTTCGCCGGCAGGCCCTCGATGGCGGCTTCCATGGCTTTGCGATCACGCACGTCCAGCTCCAGGGTGTGCACATCGGTCAGGGCCGAGAGTTCATCCTTGATCGCCTGCAAGCGTGCGGCGCGGCGGCCGGTCAGCACCAGCGACCAGCCGGCCTGGGCGAAGCGCCGGGCGCAGGCTTCGCCGAATCCCGAGGTGGCACCGGTGATGAAAAGGGTGGAAGTCATGCTGTTCTCCTTGCTCCGGGGCGCGGCCCCTCTGCGAATTGACCGCCATAGGTTACGTCATCCACAAGGCCAGCCCACTGGC contains the following coding sequences:
- a CDS encoding glycerophosphodiester phosphodiesterase gives rise to the protein MKRLARFFLAPLFLIAVTLLAVALTSQPAERPKVLAGFGDQPLVIAHRGGRGLWPENTLFAFERAAALKVDMLEMDIRRTRDGELVVLHDARVDRTTDGSGEVAGLTLAEVQALDAGYRWTADGGESHPYRGQRIRIPRFAEVLERFPEQPKVVEIKVPDVGMEEQLCALLEEHDQLDRVLVGSFYERSLKRFREVCPGVATSAGPTSVRLLVALNWIGLGRLVSPTYQALQIPERSGGLQVASEDLMQTALQRGLAVQMWTINEQPAMRHLLDMGAKGLITDYPDRALQLLGRSTRITSLNDR
- a CDS encoding SDR family oxidoreductase, which gives rise to MTSTLFITGATSGFGEACARRFAQAGWSLVLTGRRAARLQAIKDELSALTDVHTLELDVRDRKAMEAAIEGLPAKFDKIRGLINNAGLALGADPAPKCNLDDWDTMVDTNIKGLMYSTRLLLPRLIAHGRGASIVNLGSVAGNWPYPGSHVYGATKAFVGQFSLSLRNDLVGTGVRVSNIEPGLCESEFSLVRFGGDQAKYDATYAGAEPIQPEDIAETIFWIMNQPAHININSLELMPVSQTWAGFAIDRSAK